The Candidatus Dependentiae bacterium genome includes a window with the following:
- a CDS encoding glycerol-3-phosphate acyltransferase: MSIYILLMSIIGYLIGSWSPGELIARFHGIDITNRGSGGTGATNVARLLGAQYFVLIFLIDCFKAFGYLKLLQSAHYNADVQACAALALLLGNTFSVFLNFKGGKGIATGFGILLALAGSTLPILVGVWAIAFYVTKTIGLASVAALAGLFFYALLLSFNAPQLALVLAIIALIGLWRHIDNVRRYLYSA; this comes from the coding sequence GTGAGCATTTATATTTTATTGATGAGTATAATTGGTTATCTTATTGGTTCGTGGTCGCCCGGAGAGCTTATTGCTCGCTTTCACGGCATTGATATAACTAATCGGGGTTCAGGCGGAACTGGCGCGACCAACGTTGCACGACTATTGGGCGCTCAGTATTTTGTGCTTATTTTTTTGATCGATTGTTTTAAGGCGTTTGGTTATCTTAAACTTCTGCAATCTGCGCATTACAACGCAGATGTGCAAGCATGCGCAGCTCTTGCGCTCCTGCTAGGGAACACTTTTTCAGTGTTTCTGAATTTTAAAGGTGGCAAAGGAATTGCAACCGGCTTTGGAATATTGCTCGCGCTTGCAGGATCTACGCTGCCTATTCTTGTTGGTGTATGGGCAATTGCTTTTTATGTTACAAAAACTATTGGCCTTGCATCGGTAGCTGCACTCGCCGGATTATTTTTCTATGCACTTCTATTATCGTTTAATGCGCCTCAGTTAGCGCTTGTTTTGGCAATTATTGCTCTCATTGGTTTGTGGCGCCATATTGATAATGTGCGGCGGTATTTGTATAGTGCATAA
- the secD gene encoding protein translocase subunit SecD: MNASMRNILSTSFIAWIVAALLGLFYLFTFDNGRIKLRPDRVKFGIDLVGGTYITLEVQTEKAIEVELTDKAQSFIRKMEEAHMATPIAQSQDQASIVWKFDSLQGAQDAAQFVTKTEPTVAVSTSENTVNLSIKEAAAKRIRDWAVQGNIEVLRTRLDRLGVGEIPIASQGDKNIVIELPNVDNPQQAKAMIGKAALLEIKLVDRAGGSKEEILDAYDGDLPEGMEIIPGKDERDGRHFYYLVPKYTDLTGRLLKDAYTGFGGQTQSEVVVHFKFNPEGGEKFYDLTRRNHNRQIALILDGEVISAPRISVPISTDGYIHGNFTAESANELALLLKSGAFVAPVKFVEERQIGPSLGQESIRQGLMACLIGMALLLLFSIIFYKVAGVFAFLALLFNLLVILVALAWLRATLTLPGIAGMVLTVGMAIDASILIYEKIKEELAAGVPLKKAVDVGFSDAMAVILDSNITTFLVGIVLYKFGTGPIQGFAVTMMVGIIATLITGLFFLRSIFNFVLYAIGVQKLQI, from the coding sequence ATGAACGCCTCGATGCGTAATATTTTGAGTACCAGCTTTATTGCATGGATTGTTGCGGCATTATTAGGGTTGTTTTACCTATTTACGTTTGATAATGGCAGAATCAAACTGCGTCCGGATCGCGTTAAGTTTGGCATCGATCTTGTTGGTGGTACCTATATCACTTTAGAAGTGCAAACAGAAAAAGCGATAGAAGTTGAGCTGACCGATAAAGCTCAATCGTTTATTAGAAAAATGGAAGAAGCGCATATGGCCACTCCTATTGCGCAATCGCAAGACCAAGCAAGCATTGTATGGAAATTTGATTCTCTTCAAGGCGCGCAAGATGCGGCTCAGTTTGTTACAAAAACCGAACCGACAGTTGCAGTTTCAACTTCAGAAAACACGGTTAATCTTTCAATTAAAGAGGCTGCAGCAAAGCGCATTAGAGATTGGGCAGTTCAAGGAAATATCGAAGTGTTGCGTACCCGCCTTGATAGATTGGGCGTAGGCGAAATTCCGATAGCATCTCAAGGTGATAAAAATATTGTTATTGAGCTTCCAAACGTGGACAATCCTCAGCAAGCAAAAGCGATGATTGGTAAAGCAGCATTGCTTGAGATCAAGCTTGTGGATCGCGCTGGCGGTAGCAAAGAAGAGATTCTTGATGCATACGACGGCGATCTTCCAGAAGGTATGGAGATTATTCCAGGCAAAGATGAACGGGATGGACGTCATTTCTATTATCTAGTTCCCAAGTATACCGATTTAACCGGTAGACTGCTTAAAGATGCGTACACAGGATTTGGCGGCCAAACGCAATCTGAAGTGGTGGTACACTTCAAGTTTAATCCAGAAGGTGGCGAAAAATTCTATGATTTAACACGAAGAAATCATAATCGCCAAATTGCGCTCATTCTTGATGGCGAAGTTATTTCGGCTCCTCGCATCTCAGTACCGATTAGCACCGATGGCTACATTCACGGTAACTTCACCGCAGAATCGGCTAACGAACTGGCGTTGCTCTTAAAATCTGGCGCGTTTGTGGCCCCAGTAAAGTTTGTGGAAGAACGCCAAATTGGCCCTTCGCTTGGCCAAGAATCGATTAGACAGGGATTAATGGCCTGCTTAATTGGTATGGCTCTCCTTCTTCTTTTCAGCATCATTTTTTATAAAGTTGCCGGAGTATTTGCATTTTTGGCATTGCTTTTCAACTTGCTGGTCATTTTGGTAGCTCTTGCATGGTTACGAGCAACGCTTACGTTGCCCGGTATTGCGGGTATGGTACTCACCGTTGGCATGGCAATCGATGCTTCGATTTTGATTTATGAAAAAATTAAAGAAGAACTTGCAGCAGGAGTACCGCTCAAAAAAGCGGTAGACGTTGGATTCTCCGATGCGATGGCAGTAATTTTGGATTCAAATATTACTACGTTCTTAGTTGGCATAGTTCTCTATAAATTCGGTACAGGCCCTATTCAGGGATTTGCAGTAACGATGATGGTTGGTATTATCGCGACCCTCATTACTGGCTTATTCTTCTTGCGTTCAATTTTTAACTTTGTATTGTATGCAATAGGTGTTCAAAAACTTCAAATTTAG
- the pgsA gene encoding CDP-diacylglycerol--glycerol-3-phosphate 3-phosphatidyltransferase — MNEWRLIIHTSFPILLTLIRLIISPVVMPFLLVLVMPWNNFILNILLASLFVLFALTDFFDGYLARKYHLETQLGALLDPMADKFLLCGVLIGLVYVQKIFFLWALLFLVRELYVTGLRLIAAERAHKITVSFSGKIKTTLQYLYLTIVIANVRSGNFYPLAHFDMIENILMIAAVSMTLISAYWYTMKFLENTKGMEL; from the coding sequence ATTAATGAGTGGAGATTAATTATTCATACATCATTTCCTATTCTTTTAACTCTGATTCGACTTATTATTTCTCCCGTGGTGATGCCATTTCTTTTAGTATTGGTTATGCCTTGGAATAATTTTATTCTTAATATTTTGCTCGCATCGCTTTTTGTACTTTTTGCGCTCACCGATTTTTTTGATGGGTATCTTGCGCGCAAATATCATCTTGAAACACAACTTGGCGCGTTGCTTGATCCGATGGCGGATAAATTTCTTTTATGCGGTGTGCTTATTGGTTTAGTGTACGTGCAAAAAATATTTTTTCTTTGGGCACTTCTTTTTCTCGTGCGTGAATTGTACGTCACTGGATTGCGCTTGATAGCTGCAGAAAGGGCACACAAAATAACTGTTTCTTTTTCTGGAAAAATTAAAACAACGCTGCAATATCTTTATTTGACTATTGTAATTGCAAATGTGCGCTCCGGAAATTTTTATCCACTTGCTCATTTTGATATGATCGAAAATATATTAATGATAGCGGCTGTTAGTATGACTCTTATTTCAGCCTATTGGTATACGATGAAATTTTTAGAGAATACAAAAGGAATGGAGCTGTGA
- a CDS encoding ATP-dependent DNA ligase: MHFVAVAQQFQQLEVTSSRTEMTKILADIFKKATPAEISILSNLSLGMLRPAYKGNKFNFAEKNLFGVIAQLIDKTEKEVAAEAKRLGDVGLVVTEYGKWKPEKELTVTQVYESLCAFEELSGKGSQEEKTAHAVALLKQVSPLEAKFIIRIILGTLRLGFSDMTIIDAYSWMTTGDKSLHKDIEEAYNTCVDIGLIGEKLKADGIKAVREMKIQVGIPIRPAAAERMPTAKDIYEKLGDCIAQPKLDGFRLQIHIDKRGKQPRVEFFSRNLIDMSHMFPDLVKAFSQLPVETMICEGEAISFDPHTGIFLPFQETVKRKRKHGIEEAITDYPLRVYLFDLLYLNGKDVLANTHEERRTKLLGILKSKDDVIFAIDEKNIHSAKELETYFLQNIEQGLEGLVVKRPDAIYQPGKRNFNWIKLKKHTQGHLEDTIDCVILGYYAGSGKRTHFGVGAFLVGIYNKDTDGYQTVAKIGTGMTDDEWKDLKHKCDKIKIHDKPKNVECAKELFPDVWVNPEIVCAVLADEITESPLHTAAKTEHHLGYALRFPRFMGYRPDKKAEDATSVKEIKRLYEDQFLKK; the protein is encoded by the coding sequence ATGCATTTCGTGGCCGTTGCTCAGCAATTTCAGCAATTAGAAGTTACCAGTTCGCGCACTGAAATGACAAAAATTTTGGCAGATATTTTCAAGAAAGCGACTCCTGCAGAAATTTCAATTCTGAGTAATCTTTCTCTTGGGATGCTTCGTCCAGCCTATAAAGGCAATAAATTTAATTTTGCTGAAAAAAATTTATTTGGCGTTATTGCGCAATTGATCGATAAAACTGAAAAAGAGGTTGCAGCAGAAGCAAAAAGATTAGGGGACGTTGGATTAGTGGTAACCGAATATGGAAAATGGAAGCCAGAAAAAGAGCTGACCGTTACGCAGGTATACGAAAGTTTGTGCGCGTTTGAAGAATTGAGCGGAAAAGGTTCGCAAGAGGAAAAAACGGCCCACGCTGTTGCATTGCTCAAACAAGTTTCGCCACTTGAAGCAAAATTTATTATCCGCATTATTTTAGGAACGCTCCGGCTCGGTTTTTCAGATATGACTATCATCGATGCCTATTCCTGGATGACTACGGGTGACAAATCGCTGCATAAAGATATTGAAGAGGCGTATAACACCTGCGTTGATATCGGTTTAATAGGGGAAAAACTGAAAGCGGATGGTATTAAAGCGGTACGAGAAATGAAAATTCAGGTCGGCATACCAATTCGCCCTGCGGCTGCAGAACGCATGCCAACCGCAAAAGATATTTACGAAAAGCTTGGCGATTGCATCGCACAGCCCAAACTCGATGGGTTTCGCTTGCAGATTCATATCGATAAACGGGGCAAGCAACCGCGCGTAGAATTTTTTTCACGCAACTTAATCGATATGAGTCATATGTTTCCCGATCTTGTAAAAGCGTTTAGCCAACTTCCTGTTGAAACGATGATTTGCGAAGGCGAAGCGATTTCATTTGATCCTCATACTGGGATATTTTTACCATTCCAGGAAACGGTAAAAAGAAAACGCAAACACGGCATTGAGGAAGCGATTACCGATTATCCACTGCGCGTTTATCTTTTCGATTTACTTTATTTAAATGGCAAAGATGTTCTTGCAAATACTCATGAAGAACGGCGCACCAAGCTTTTAGGAATTTTGAAAAGTAAAGATGATGTGATCTTTGCAATTGATGAAAAAAATATTCACTCTGCCAAAGAACTTGAAACGTATTTCTTGCAAAACATCGAGCAAGGGCTTGAAGGGCTCGTAGTAAAGCGCCCCGATGCGATTTATCAACCAGGAAAACGGAATTTTAACTGGATAAAACTCAAAAAGCATACGCAAGGCCATCTTGAAGACACGATCGATTGCGTCATTCTTGGCTATTATGCCGGTTCAGGAAAACGAACACATTTTGGCGTCGGCGCTTTTTTAGTGGGTATTTATAACAAAGATACTGATGGGTATCAAACCGTTGCAAAAATCGGTACCGGAATGACCGACGACGAATGGAAAGATCTTAAACATAAATGCGATAAAATAAAGATTCACGATAAGCCAAAAAACGTAGAGTGCGCAAAAGAATTGTTTCCTGATGTTTGGGTGAATCCTGAAATTGTGTGTGCCGTGCTTGCAGACGAAATCACCGAATCGCCATTGCATACCGCGGCAAAAACTGAACATCATTTAGGGTATGCATTGCGCTTTCCAAGATTTATGGGATATCGCCCCGATAAAAAAGCTGAAGATGCAACTTCGGTAAAAGAAATTAAACGCTTATACGAAGATCAGTTTCTAAAGAAATAG